The nucleotide window TCTGTGATTCGTGACAGTCCAGCATCTCGAACTTCCGCTCGACCACGTCGTCGATATCCACAACCACGTCAGGCGAGAACGGGTACGGTCGGTCGAACGTATCGCTCAGGTACGCAAATACAGGATTTTCGTCGAGCGCCGGCGTCGTCGGACAGATGTTCGGAACGGCCACGAGGTAGGCGGCGTCCCGCACGAGCTGGGCGGTGTATCTGTGGTCCGGATGGTAGTCGTTCGGCCGGTGAGTCAACACGAGGTCGGGTCGGAACTCGCGGACGAGTTCGATGAGGCGCTCGCGGTGTTCCAGCGACGGCTGTAACCGACCGTCGGGAATGTCAAACTGCTCGAACTCGACGCCAGCGACGTCCGCGGACGCCACGGCCTCCGAACGGCGACGTTGAACCAACGTCTGGCCCGCGAGTTCGTGATGGCCAGCAGCACCGTTCGTCATTGAAACGAATAGCACGTCGTGACCGCGGTCGGCGTACTTACAGGCGACGCCGCCTGCCTTGAGGTCACAGTCGTCGGGATGTGCGCCGACGACGAGAACGCGGAGTGTCTCGGTTGGCATCAGTTTTCAGCACACGAGATGCGGACATAAACGCTCCGAACGGAGTACGCGATGACGGGCACGCCACCTTTCTTCGGTTTGCGTGAGGAACTATTTGTAGGTGGAGAACAAGGGAACCATATGTCTGTCACGGACGTGACTGCCATCCCGATAGAGATGGGAGTCAAACCACTCGAAGAAGACCTCGGTCTCGCACCATATGTGAGCAACCACGACGAGGTCGAGTCAGTCACCCGAATGCTCGTCAGAGTTGACACCGACGAGGACGTGACCGGTTGGGGCGAGATGCTCGTCGGCATGAAATCCGCCGCAGTGACGAAAGCGGTCATCGACGACGTCATCGCTCCGGAACTCGTCGGCCGTGATGTCGGTGAGATACGCGATTTTGTCGATTCGTTCTACTACCCATACGTGAAAGTTCGGCCGTTTCTCGGCGCCGTCGAAACCGCACTCTGGGACGCACTCGGGAAGCAAGTCGGCCTCCCGGTTCATCAACTCCTCGGCGGAAAGACCCGCGACAGCGTGCCGATCGCAACCTGTCTCGGGATTCTCGGCCCCGAGGAGTCTCGCATCTACGCTCGACGCGCCGTCGAACACGGCTTTTCGACGCTCAAGACGAAGGCGGGCCCCGACTGGCGCGAGGACGTGGCGCGAATCCGCGCGATGCACGAGGAAGTCGACGGTCAGTTGGAGTTCAGACTCGACCCCAATCAGGGGTGGTCGTTCGAGGACGCGGTTCGGGTCGCCACCCGACTCGAAGAGGAGGGAATCCTCCTCCAGTATCTCGAACAGCCCGTTCGCATCGACACCTACGGAACCTACGCCTCGCTTCGCAATCGCGTCCGGACGCCGGTTGCGGTAAACGAGGACACCTACTTTCCGTGCAACCTCCGATTCCTTTTGCAGGCCGACGCCATCGACGTGGCCGTCGTGGATCTCGTCCCCGCCGGGGGTATCCTCGCCGTCCGCGAGCAGGTCGCCATGGCCGCCAACGCCGGTGTCTCGGTGTCACATCACTGTGGGTTCGACCTCGGTGTCAAGACAGCGGCGATGCTCCACACCGTCGCAAGCACACCCGGCATCAATCTGCCGCCGGACAGCGTCTACTACGGGTGGGATGACTACGTCATCGACGACCCATTCGAGGTCGAAGACGGTGCGCTGCCGGTTCCCGACGGTCCGGGCCTCGGCGTCACCGTCAACGAGGAACAAATCGAGCGGTACCGAACCGACTGAGTTTTCATCGGATGTCCGACGGCGGCGAAGCTCTCACCGACCGTCGAAGCGAGGTGACGAGGAAGCTGTCGACATCATAGAGAAGCGTTTGGCGTCGGACGAAGAGCGTCTTAATCGCCCTCGGCGCGTCCGCTCTCGCTGCCCGCGTCTCGTTCGTCCATCACCTTGCCTTCGTCGAGCGGGTCGCTGTGCCAGTACTCGTGGTTCGGATCCGCGCGGAAACAGGCGGTTCGTCGCCCCTCGGCATCGTGGTCGGTGAGTTCTGGACATTCCTGCGTGCAGACTTCGCGCGCTTCGAGACAGCGCGTGTGGAACCGGCACCCCGACGGCGGGTCGGTCGGTTCCGGAATGGTGAGCGACCGAACCGGTGGTGTCGAGACGCCCGACGAGCGGTCTCGGAGATCCGAGGTCGCCCACAACAGCACCTTCGTGTAGGGGTGCTGGGGGTTGTGAATGATCTGTTCGGGCGTTCCAATCTCGACGAGTTCGCCGAGGTACATGATGCCGATACGGCCGCCCGCCTGTTCTGTGAGGTGTTTCGCGTTTGCGAGGTCGTGGGAGATGAACAGATAGGACGTGTCGAACTGCTGTTGTAGTTCGAGCATCAACTCCATCATCTCCGCTCGCAGTGACACGTCGAGCGCGCTGATGGCCTCGTCCGCGAGGATGAGGTCTGGATTCATCAACAGTGACCGGATGAGCGCCACACGCTGTTGTTCGCCGCCCGATAGTTGGTGGGGGTACCTCCCTGCGTAGTCCTGTGCCGGTTTCATCCCGACGTATTCGAGGAGTCCGTAAATGCGGGCACGGCGGTCTGCCTCGCTCATCTCCGGTTGCCATTTCTCCAGCGGCGCCGAGAGCGTCGATTCGATGGTGTAGTTCGGATTCAGTGAGCTACCGGGGTCTTGATGAATCATCTGGAGCGACCGCCGAACCTCTTTCCAGTCGCGTGCACCGTCCGATCCACGTCTACTAAGCAGACCGTTCGACCCCTTGGACTCCCAAATGTCGTCGCCGCGGTACAGCACGCGACCGTCGGTCGGTCGCTGTACGCCGATGGCCGCCTTCCCAAGCGTGGTCTTTCCGCAGCCTGACTCTCCGACCAGCGCGACGACATCGTTCTCGTAAATGTCGAGGCTCACATCGTCAACCGCGTGGACGGTGTCAGACCCGGCGAGACCGAACAACCGTTCTTTTTCGAAGTGGACGCTCACGTTCTGGAGCGACAGAAGCGGCTCGCCGTGGGCGTTGCTCATCGTGACAACCCCCCCTTTGGGCCGTCGTACCCGTGGTCTGGTGTTCCTTCGGACGTCTCCGACGACAGCGGTATCTCCGAGCGGGCGTCCTCCCAGTGGAAGCAAGCGGCTTCGTGGTCACCGCTTACGTCGTGGAAGTACGGGTCGTCCGTCTTGCATGTCTCGTCCGCGAGCGGACACCGGGGATTGAACGAACAGCCGTCGGGGAGCGAGACGGGGTCGGGACTCGCACCCTCGATACCCTGGATGTCCATCGCGCGGTCGGAGATATTCGGGACAGCGTTGAGCAGTGCGCGAGTGTAGGGGTGGGCGGCGTGTTCGACCAGCTCGTCAGTCGGACCGAGTTCGACGAGGTCGAACGCGTACATCACCGCAAGTCGGTCGGCGAGGTCGGCGACCAGCGGCAGGTCGTGGGTGACGAACACCATCGTCAGGTCGTACTTCTCCTGTAGGTCTTCCAGCATACTGATAATGGATCGCTGCATCAACAGGTCGAGTGCGGCGGTCGGTTCGTCCATGACGACGACGTTCGGTTGGAGGACGAGTCCGAGCGCGATGAGTGCACGCTGTTTCATCCCGCCGGACAGTTCGTGAGGGTGCGAGCGAAGCACCTGTTCGGTCGGCAAGTAGAGGTCGGTGAGCAACTCGCGGGCGTGTTCCATACCGGCCGCCACGTCCGCGTCGTGTGCCCGGAGCGTCTCCTCGAAGTGGTCGCCGATGACCATCGTCGGATTGAACGCGCTTTGTGCACCTTGAATGACGAACGAAATCTCGTTCCACCGTAGCTCCGTCAGCTCGGCTCGGGAGAGTGACAGCACGTCCACCGACGGCCCGTCCGGCGGATGGTAGCGTATTTCGCCACTCACTTGCCCCGGCGAGACGACGGCGTCTAGCATCGCCGAGGCGAGCATCGACTTCCCGGATCCGCTCTCGCCGACAACGCCGAGAACCTCCCCTCGTCGAACGTCGAGGTCAACGCCGCGGAGAACGCGGGAGTCCCCGCGATCCATGCTGAACGAGACGCTCGCGTCCCGAACTTCCAAGACGACGTCCTCGCCACTTCGAGTCGTGTCCGCGCTGGCGGGTCGTTGGCTGGTTACCATCGAATCACCTCCCGTAGACTGGATGTGTCCGGCGGGCGCGAGTCGGTCGGCCGGTGAACTCGTCGGTCGGCGTGGCGCTTCGTCGGTGTCGATGAAGTGTCGAATGCGAGCATAGTTTTGTGCGTGGTGTGTCGTCGCATGGATACTCTTAGTGGTAGTTTATGAGACGGAGACCGAGGTGGCCGAGAATGGCGTAGAGAAACGCGCTCACGCCCCAGATGGCGAACATTCCAGCCAGAACACCGTTGGTCACGAGCGGGACGTACTCGGAGAGGAACACGGCGAGCAGGCAG belongs to Haladaptatus cibarius D43 and includes:
- a CDS encoding PIG-L deacetylase family protein, whose product is MPTETLRVLVVGAHPDDCDLKAGGVACKYADRGHDVLFVSMTNGAAGHHELAGQTLVQRRRSEAVASADVAGVEFEQFDIPDGRLQPSLEHRERLIELVREFRPDLVLTHRPNDYHPDHRYTAQLVRDAAYLVAVPNICPTTPALDENPVFAYLSDTFDRPYPFSPDVVVDIDDVVERKFEMLDCHESQMYEWLPFVEDDLENVPDDPDARFEWLRDGGLPHVEALTDVADRYRDCLVERYGEDAETVEYAEAFEASEYGRPLTDEVAERLFPF
- a CDS encoding mandelate racemase/muconate lactonizing enzyme family protein is translated as MSVTDVTAIPIEMGVKPLEEDLGLAPYVSNHDEVESVTRMLVRVDTDEDVTGWGEMLVGMKSAAVTKAVIDDVIAPELVGRDVGEIRDFVDSFYYPYVKVRPFLGAVETALWDALGKQVGLPVHQLLGGKTRDSVPIATCLGILGPEESRIYARRAVEHGFSTLKTKAGPDWREDVARIRAMHEEVDGQLEFRLDPNQGWSFEDAVRVATRLEEEGILLQYLEQPVRIDTYGTYASLRNRVRTPVAVNEDTYFPCNLRFLLQADAIDVAVVDLVPAGGILAVREQVAMAANAGVSVSHHCGFDLGVKTAAMLHTVASTPGINLPPDSVYYGWDDYVIDDPFEVEDGALPVPDGPGLGVTVNEEQIERYRTD
- a CDS encoding ABC transporter ATP-binding protein, whose amino-acid sequence is MSNAHGEPLLSLQNVSVHFEKERLFGLAGSDTVHAVDDVSLDIYENDVVALVGESGCGKTTLGKAAIGVQRPTDGRVLYRGDDIWESKGSNGLLSRRGSDGARDWKEVRRSLQMIHQDPGSSLNPNYTIESTLSAPLEKWQPEMSEADRRARIYGLLEYVGMKPAQDYAGRYPHQLSGGEQQRVALIRSLLMNPDLILADEAISALDVSLRAEMMELMLELQQQFDTSYLFISHDLANAKHLTEQAGGRIGIMYLGELVEIGTPEQIIHNPQHPYTKVLLWATSDLRDRSSGVSTPPVRSLTIPEPTDPPSGCRFHTRCLEAREVCTQECPELTDHDAEGRRTACFRADPNHEYWHSDPLDEGKVMDERDAGSESGRAEGD
- a CDS encoding ABC transporter ATP-binding protein, giving the protein MVTSQRPASADTTRSGEDVVLEVRDASVSFSMDRGDSRVLRGVDLDVRRGEVLGVVGESGSGKSMLASAMLDAVVSPGQVSGEIRYHPPDGPSVDVLSLSRAELTELRWNEISFVIQGAQSAFNPTMVIGDHFEETLRAHDADVAAGMEHARELLTDLYLPTEQVLRSHPHELSGGMKQRALIALGLVLQPNVVVMDEPTAALDLLMQRSIISMLEDLQEKYDLTMVFVTHDLPLVADLADRLAVMYAFDLVELGPTDELVEHAAHPYTRALLNAVPNISDRAMDIQGIEGASPDPVSLPDGCSFNPRCPLADETCKTDDPYFHDVSGDHEAACFHWEDARSEIPLSSETSEGTPDHGYDGPKGGLSR